The genomic region AAATATGATAAAAGAGAAGAAAATAATAGAATTTGCTAATGAGCTAGATTCTAAAACGCCAACACCAGGAGGAGGCGCATTGGCTGCAATTTGTGGATCTCTTGCTGCTTCATTAGGTGGAATGGTTTCAAGATATTCAATAAATAAAAAAGGATTAGAAGATTATGAAAAAATTATTGAAGAAGCATTAGAAAATTTTCTTGTCTGTAAAGAAAGACTGTTAGAATTAGCAGATGAAGATGTTAATGCTTATAATAAATTTAGAGAAGCTTCAAAATCAAAAGATAATGCCCAAATTGAGGTAGCTATAAAAAATAGTATAGAAACAGCTTTTAAAATTGCAAAATGTGGATATGGTATATTAAATAACTCTTATGTAATCGCAAAATATGGTAATCAAAATTTATTATCCGACGCAATTATCACAGGATATTATGCATGGGCTACTATGCAATCTGGATTAACTCTGGTAAAAGATAATTTAAATTATTTAAAAGATGATGAATATAAAAAGACATTTCTAGAAGATATAAAAGAGTTCATCATTGAAACTGATAATTTAATAACCAAAATCAGAAGTTTAAGTGATGAAAAAAATCATAATTACAGGAGGATATTTAATGTTTGAAGACAAACCATTAAAATATGAATTATTACACAAAGATAAAAATTCAAACGCAAGAAGAGGTAGAATATATACTCCAAGAGGAATTATAGAAACTCCAGTTTTTATGCCTGTTGGTACCAATGGCACAGTAAAAACTTTAAAAAATTCTGATTTAAAGGATATTGAAGCTGAAATAATTCTTGGCAATGCTTTTCATTTATTTTTAAGGCCTGGTTTAGATGTTTTGAGAAATGTTGGGGGACTCCATAATTTTATGAATTGGGATAGACCTATATTAACAGATAGTGGGGGATTCCAGGTATTTTCATTAAGAGATAGAAAAATATCCGATGAAGGCGTATTATTCAGATCTCCACTTGATGGTTCAAAGATAATGATGACACCGGAACTTTCAATGGAAATACAAATGACTATAGGTTCTAATATTGCTATGGCTTTTGACGAATGTGTTGAAGCTGGTGCTGAAAGAAAATATGTTGAAGAATCTGTTGATAGAACATATGAATGGGCAAAAAGATCATTTACTGCACATACAAAAAAAGATCAGGCATTATTTGGTATAGTTCAAGGTGGTTTCCATGAAGATTTAAGAGATAAAAGTTTAAAACAAATTACCTCTATTGATTTTGATGGATTTGCATTGGGAGGATTATCTGTTGGAGAACATTATTCTGAAACTGAAAGAATATTAAAACATTCAGGACCAAAACTTCCTGAAGATAAACCCAGATACATTATGGGAATTGGAACTCCATTGATTATATTGATGTCTGTAGAAAATGGTATGGACATGTTTGATTGCGTTTTACCAACAAGAATGGGAAGACATGGAACAGCTATGACATGGGAAGGAAAAGTTAATCTAAAAGCAGGAAAGTGGAAATATTCTACTGATCCAATAGACAATAAATGCGATTGTTATGCATGCCAAAATCATACAAGAGGGTATATACATCACCTTATTAGAAAAGATGAAATTTTAGGAAAAATTTTATTAAGTATTCATAATTTAAGATTTTTAATAAATTTTGTAAAAGAAGTTAGAAAAGCTATTGAAGAAGACAGATTTATACAATTTAAAGAAGAATTCCTTTCAAATCCTAATAATATATATTAATTAAAAAGCCCTAATAATGGGCTTTTTAATTATTTAATATACTAATAGATAACTTTTTCCCAATTCGTGTCATCTTCAAATAATATTTTCCATATTTCACCTTTAATAAATCTCAAATTTGGTTCATTATAAACATCGATATACACATTATAATATTCAAACGGTTTTATTTCCGTACCTTTTTCATTATATCTTAAAACACTTCTCCTATTTATTCTAATAGGATTTCCTAAAATATCTATACCCCAGTATCTTAATTCAAATTCTTTAATAATTTTACTAGATACATTTTTTAGTATAAAATGTATTGTTTTTTTATCTTTGTATTTCTTCACTTTCCCACCAATAACCCTTAATGGTTCTTCTTCGTCATCATATACAATTAATGTAGCTTCATTACTTTCTCCAAGTATTTCCCTATCAATGTTTTTAGCAACTAAATTAAGTTTATACAAATAACCCTTTTTTTCTCCAGAAATTAAAACGCTCTTGTATTCTGTTATAAATTCCATTTCATATGGAATCTCTTCAGTTTTAAAATTTAAAAAATACAATATTGATCCATCATACGAAATGTCAAATTTCCATTCAATTTTTTTATTATTATAATATGAACTAAAATCTTTAAATATTATTTTTTGTGAAAATATATTTATAAACAAAAACATCATTAAAAATAATATAATATTTTTTTTCATGTTATCACCTCCATTTTAATTATACTCTTTTTTATCGGAAAATAAAAAGGGGGCCTAAGCTCCCTTTTTTAAACCAAAATATGTAATTATTGTATTAAATAATAGAACAAAAAAGGATATAAAAAACACTGTATTATATGAATATTTAGATGCAATAAATCCGGCTAATCCTGGAGTAAATATTTTTGAAAAAAGATTAAATCCATTAAAAAAACCTTCATATCTACCGAAATTTTTTGGAGCAAATTCTTGCTTTAATGGTTCTTTTGAAGAAAACCAAAACACAAAGCCTATAGCCAGAACTACATGTGAAAGGTAAAAAGTGGTCCAATTATTAAATAATAACAATATATAAAAGAATGACATAATAAACATCCCTAATATTAAAGAGTTTTCATTTGATATTTTTATCTTTTTTTTCCAAAACATTGAACTTAATACAGTTGAAGAAAAAATTATTTCATATATAATCATTACTTTGGCATCACCATTTAGAGTTTCTTTTACAAAATAAGAGATTATTAAATAACTCCCAAAACCAAAGTTGGCAAAAAATAATATTTGATTAATCATTACAGTAATAAATTTTCTTAAATTAGGTTTATGTATTTTAATGTGATCTTCATGCAAATCACTGCCACTATTAACAAAAGGTAATATTTTTAATATTACAAATGCGTATATTAAATTAAAAGCAGATACTGAAATAAATATATTTCTATAAAATGCAATTGTAGTATTATCATAATCTATAAAAAATATCATAGGCAAAAATAATAATATTTTTATTCCTTCTGAAATCAATATTAAATAAGAATAAAATTTATTCCTTTGAGATGGAGGCACAATTGCTCTTTCATACATGCTTATTAACGGAGCAAATACATCGAAGCTTCCAATTAATATTTGTGCTATTAGATAAAGATAGGAATTAAAAGCTAATGCTAATATTACATTTCCTATAGCAAATAATATTCTCCCAATTGCTAATCCAATATTAGGAGATTTTCTTTCAAAATAATGCCCCATAATTATTGTTAACAATGCTTGAATTCCATAAACTGTAGAAAATACCATCCCCGCTTCTAAAACACTTAACCCTAATTTATTTGCAAACATTGGGGATATTAATATTGTTATAAATGAATATGCTAAAATAGCATTATTAAAAAAATAGAGCTTTAATTCTTTTTGCATACTATCACCTCATATTTAGCTTTACGAATTATTATATATGAAAAAATATAAAAAATCAATAAAATTTAATTGTATTTTTTATATTTTATGATATAATTTTATTGACAAACATTTAACTAAATTTACAGAAATTATAAAGGAGGGGATTGTATGGACAATAATATCATTCTATGGACTGGTGTTGGATTAGGGTTAGTCGCATTATTGATTGGCGGTATCTTTTTATATCATACTTTAACTTATCCATTTAAACCGCTTGATATTGATGGTGTAAAAATAGCAGAAATTCCTAAAGAAGCAGTTATTGAGTTTAAAAAAGCAGGGAAGGGACCTGAGTTAAAACAACTTCAAAAAGAAGGTTTTTTACTGTATTTTGATGGAATAGCTGAAGGTGCTCCTGGAATGGGTTCTGTAATGTATACCCAGGCTGAACAAGATGCTAGAGAACAATTGGCAAGATATTTGAATTCTGTGGTTACAGATTTCCAACAAAGAGCACAAGGTGTTTTACAAAGTTCAACTACAGGAACTGATAATGATAAAGTAGTTTCTGTAGCAAATAACGTGTTTAAAAATGTAAGTTCCAATTTTGCTAAAACAATTCAAACTGGTGCAGAAGTAGTTGCAAAATATTATGTTATGAAAGCTGGAAGAATTGAATACCATTCAGTATTAGTATATAATCCAAAAACTGCATTCTCATTGTTACAACAGCAATCCTACTTAATAGAGCAATTGGGTGATCAAGGAAAAGAATTTTATGAAAATTTAAATAAAGTATTAGAAGAAGCATTTAAAAACACACCGTCAAAATAATTTTAGCTCTCAGACACCCTATAATAGGGTGTCTTTTTTAGTATATATTAAAATTTTTTTAATATTTTTCTTTAATCATAAATAACTTTGTTCTATAACATATTTTCCTATTTTTCTGTGATTTTTATTTAACGATTTTTTTGATATAATCTATATGTAATCGATTACAAAAGAGGTGTTTATAGTGAAAATAAAAGATATTGCAAATTTAGCAGAAGTTTCAGTAGCTACAGTTTCAAGGGTAATTAATAATCCAGAAAAAGTTAAAGAAGAAACAAGAAAAAAGGTTTTAGAAATTATTGAAAAATACGGATATGAACCAGATTACAGTGCAAAATCATTAAGAAAACGTTCTTCCAATCTATTTGGTATCTTAATGTTGAGAACAAAAATGCCAGAAAATGATTCTTATACAACACCTTTTTTAAATGGAATTTTAGAATATTTTTTTCATAACGAATTAAAACTTATTGTAGATTCTCATTCTGAAAAACAATGTGTAAACCAGTATAAAAAATTAATTAAAAGCAATCTGGTAAGTGGATTTTTCATAACAGATTTAGAAGATAACGACGAAAGGATAGAATTTTTAAATTCTATTAATTTTCCTTTTGTTGTAATAGGAAGAAATAATAAAAATAATTTTTATTACGTAGATCCTGATAATGAATTAGGTGGATACTTAGGAATTAAACATTTAAGTGAAATAGGATGTAAGAATATTTTATATATAAGTGGGAATTTGGGTCCTGCAGTGACATATCAACGTTTAAATGGTGTTTTAAATGCAAAGAAAGATTTTGATATTAATATTGATATTGTTTATGGGGATTTTAGCAGAAAATCTGGCTATGAAATAAGTAAAAAATTAAATATTCTAAATTATGATGGGATATTTTGTAGTTCTGATTTAATGGCTTACGGTGTATATGATTATATGAACGAGAAAAAGTTTTATTTACCATTGCTAGGATTTGATGATTTACCTTCATCTAAAATATTAAAAATCTCCTCAATAAACCAAAATATTTATAAAGTTGGTTATAACGCTGCAAAAATGTTGCATTATTTATCTTCTGGTAAAGAAGTAAAAAATGTAATAATACCGGTTGATATTTCCATAAGGGAAAGTACGTTGAAATTTAAAAAATGAGTTTTATTTGTTTAAAAATGTAATCGATTTCATTATTTTAAAGGAGGGATTTTATGAAAAAAGTATGGATGGTTTTATTAACTATGGTTATTGTTTCTACTCTATTTGCTGTAACAACTATAAAGATTTCTGGATGGCCAGGTAACCCTGATGAAGAGTCAGCTATTAAGGCGGGGGTTGAGGAATTTAATTCTACTCATAAAGACATTCAAGTAGTATGGGAACCAATCCCGGGAAATTATCTGGAAACATTAAAAACACGATTATCTGCGGGAACAGCACCTGATATTTTCTATGTTGATGTATACTTTTTCCAGGAATTTGCTTCAAAGAATGTATTACTGCCATTGGATCTATATATAAAAAGAGACAAATTCGATCTTAATGCATATTTTCCATCACTTGTTAATGCTTTCAAATATAATAATAGGGTATATGGTATTGCAAAAGATTTTTCAACATTAGCTTTGTATTACAATAAAGAAATATTTGATAAATATGGAGTTCCATATCCTACAAATAATGATACATGGTTTGATTTATTAGATAAGGCATTACAATTAAAAAGAAAAGGATTCGAAACTCCTATGGTTTTAGCAGCAGATTTTAATAGAGTAATACCTTTTATTTTAGGAGCAGGTGGAAAATTAGTTGATGAGAATTTAAATACTGCTTTAGATGAACCCGCATCCAAATTTGGACTTAAGTTTTATATAGATTTAGTAACCAAGTATGGAGTTGCTGTTGAACCACAAACTGTAGGTGCTGGATGGATTGGTGAAGCTTTAGGAAAAGAAAAAGTTGCTATGGGAATGTCTGGTCCATGGTCATTAGGATTTTTAAAAGGGTCTTATCCTGATGTATATAAGAAAATGGGAGTTGTAGAAATGCCTTCTCTAATTAAAAAATCTACTATGGTTTATACAGTTTCTTGGTCTATTAATAAAGAATCCAGAAATAAATCTGCAGCCTGGGAAGTATTAAAATTTTTAGTAACAAGAGGTCAGGAGATTTTTGTTGAGAAAGCTGGTGTTTTGGCATCAAGAAAAGATTTAGCCTCAAAAGATAAGGATCCTATGAAAATACCTTTTTATAAAGGTGCTGAATATGCTCAACCATGGAGTGTTCCAACGCCAACTGGTATTTTCTCTATAGCTAATGATCAGATTAATTCAAGATTGAAAGACTTATTCTATAATAAAATTACATTAGACGAAGCATTAAAACAAATAAAAGAAAATTATCCTCAATGGATTAGTGGAAAATAATTTAGAGGGGGATTTTCCCCCTTTAAATTTAAAAAGGTGGTGATTTTTTATGCGTTTGAAATGGAAAACAAAAGAAGCTTTAATAGGATATCTCTTTGCATCACCTATTATTTTATCTATAATAGTATTTACTATATATCCTATATTTGCAGCATTTTATTATAGTTTTACTGATTATAATCCTTTAAATGCAAGAAATTTAGAAGTTACTTTTAATCCACAAGAATCACTGGAATTTCATCTTGGTTTTTTCCAAAATGAAGTTAAATCTATTGATGAAATAAAAGATTATTTTGATCTTATGACTTTTATTAAATCCGATGTTGGAATAAATTTGGATACAAAAAAAGAAAATATAATAAAAGATTATTTTGACACAAATAAATTATTAAAAGATTTTATAGCCGGAAAGTTAAATAAAGAGATGAAAATTTCTGATTTTATGTCTATTTATCTTAAAAAAGGGAGTTCTGCATTTAAGCATTATATTCCTAATTTTTTAGGTTTAGAAAATTTCAAAAAAATGTTTAAAGATCAATATTTTAAAATCTCACTATTTAATGCTTTTTTTTACTCTATAATTGTTGTTCCAGTTCAAACATTTTTAGCAATAGTTTTAGCAGTAGCTGCTAATTCAAAAATAAAAGGTATAAAATTTTTTAAAGCTACTTTTTTCATTCCAGCAATTACTTCATCAGCTGCGATATCAATGATTTTCTGGATGATATATTCTCGTCCAGGAATTTTAAATAGATTATTATCGATATTTGGATTTCAACCAATTGCATGGTTAGAAAATCCTAACACGGCGTTACCTGCCATTATGATTATGAATATATGGACAACCGCAGGATATTTTATGGTTACATTTTTGGCGGGGTTACAGGATATACCAACATCTATATATGAAGCAGCAAGAATTGATGGTGCTTCTCCTTCAAAGATTTTCTGGAGAATTACTGTTCCAATGCTTAGACCTCAAATATTATTTGTAATGATAATGGGAACTATTGGTTGTATGCAGGTTTTTGACCAAATATATTTTTTAATAAAAAATATGAGAAATATTACAATTTCTTATTATATATACAAAAATGCATTTGAATATGGAAATATGGGATATGCTTCAGCTTTGGCTTTAGTGTTATTTGCTATTATTTTATTTATAACTATTTTACAAAGAAAGTTTATTCATGAAGAATACTGAGGTGAAATTTATGAATAGAAAATTTAAATTAGCAAAAACTATTTCTTATATTATTTTAATATCTTATGCTTTAATATCATTATTCCCTTTTTTTTGGGCATTTTTAGTTTCCATAACTCCATTAAATGGTATAAATCATGATACAGGAGAAAAATTTGGAATAGATATAATGCAATGGCCACCAAATATAAATCTTTTTAAAATACCACCAAAGGTTTTTGGAGTTAATGCTACCTTAAAAAATTACATAAAAATATTTGA from Marinitoga aeolica harbors:
- a CDS encoding LacI family DNA-binding transcriptional regulator, with protein sequence MKIKDIANLAEVSVATVSRVINNPEKVKEETRKKVLEIIEKYGYEPDYSAKSLRKRSSNLFGILMLRTKMPENDSYTTPFLNGILEYFFHNELKLIVDSHSEKQCVNQYKKLIKSNLVSGFFITDLEDNDERIEFLNSINFPFVVIGRNNKNNFYYVDPDNELGGYLGIKHLSEIGCKNILYISGNLGPAVTYQRLNGVLNAKKDFDINIDIVYGDFSRKSGYEISKKLNILNYDGIFCSSDLMAYGVYDYMNEKKFYLPLLGFDDLPSSKILKISSINQNIYKVGYNAAKMLHYLSSGKEVKNVIIPVDISIRESTLKFKK
- a CDS encoding MFS transporter, whose translation is MQKELKLYFFNNAILAYSFITILISPMFANKLGLSVLEAGMVFSTVYGIQALLTIIMGHYFERKSPNIGLAIGRILFAIGNVILALAFNSYLYLIAQILIGSFDVFAPLISMYERAIVPPSQRNKFYSYLILISEGIKILLFLPMIFFIDYDNTTIAFYRNIFISVSAFNLIYAFVILKILPFVNSGSDLHEDHIKIHKPNLRKFITVMINQILFFANFGFGSYLIISYFVKETLNGDAKVMIIYEIIFSSTVLSSMFWKKKIKISNENSLILGMFIMSFFYILLLFNNWTTFYLSHVVLAIGFVFWFSSKEPLKQEFAPKNFGRYEGFFNGFNLFSKIFTPGLAGFIASKYSYNTVFFISFFVLLFNTIITYFGLKKGA
- a CDS encoding ABC transporter substrate-binding protein — protein: MKKVWMVLLTMVIVSTLFAVTTIKISGWPGNPDEESAIKAGVEEFNSTHKDIQVVWEPIPGNYLETLKTRLSAGTAPDIFYVDVYFFQEFASKNVLLPLDLYIKRDKFDLNAYFPSLVNAFKYNNRVYGIAKDFSTLALYYNKEIFDKYGVPYPTNNDTWFDLLDKALQLKRKGFETPMVLAADFNRVIPFILGAGGKLVDENLNTALDEPASKFGLKFYIDLVTKYGVAVEPQTVGAGWIGEALGKEKVAMGMSGPWSLGFLKGSYPDVYKKMGVVEMPSLIKKSTMVYTVSWSINKESRNKSAAWEVLKFLVTRGQEIFVEKAGVLASRKDLASKDKDPMKIPFYKGAEYAQPWSVPTPTGIFSIANDQINSRLKDLFYNKITLDEALKQIKENYPQWISGK
- a CDS encoding carbohydrate ABC transporter permease, with translation MRLKWKTKEALIGYLFASPIILSIIVFTIYPIFAAFYYSFTDYNPLNARNLEVTFNPQESLEFHLGFFQNEVKSIDEIKDYFDLMTFIKSDVGINLDTKKENIIKDYFDTNKLLKDFIAGKLNKEMKISDFMSIYLKKGSSAFKHYIPNFLGLENFKKMFKDQYFKISLFNAFFYSIIVVPVQTFLAIVLAVAANSKIKGIKFFKATFFIPAITSSAAISMIFWMIYSRPGILNRLLSIFGFQPIAWLENPNTALPAIMIMNIWTTAGYFMVTFLAGLQDIPTSIYEAARIDGASPSKIFWRITVPMLRPQILFVMIMGTIGCMQVFDQIYFLIKNMRNITISYYIYKNAFEYGNMGYASALALVLFAIILFITILQRKFIHEEY
- the tgt gene encoding tRNA guanosine(34) transglycosylase Tgt — its product is MKKIIITGGYLMFEDKPLKYELLHKDKNSNARRGRIYTPRGIIETPVFMPVGTNGTVKTLKNSDLKDIEAEIILGNAFHLFLRPGLDVLRNVGGLHNFMNWDRPILTDSGGFQVFSLRDRKISDEGVLFRSPLDGSKIMMTPELSMEIQMTIGSNIAMAFDECVEAGAERKYVEESVDRTYEWAKRSFTAHTKKDQALFGIVQGGFHEDLRDKSLKQITSIDFDGFALGGLSVGEHYSETERILKHSGPKLPEDKPRYIMGIGTPLIILMSVENGMDMFDCVLPTRMGRHGTAMTWEGKVNLKAGKWKYSTDPIDNKCDCYACQNHTRGYIHHLIRKDEILGKILLSIHNLRFLINFVKEVRKAIEEDRFIQFKEEFLSNPNNIY
- a CDS encoding cyclodeaminase/cyclohydrolase family protein, with product MIKEKKIIEFANELDSKTPTPGGGALAAICGSLAASLGGMVSRYSINKKGLEDYEKIIEEALENFLVCKERLLELADEDVNAYNKFREASKSKDNAQIEVAIKNSIETAFKIAKCGYGILNNSYVIAKYGNQNLLSDAIITGYYAWATMQSGLTLVKDNLNYLKDDEYKKTFLEDIKEFIIETDNLITKIRSLSDEKNHNYRRIFNV